Within Butyrivibrio fibrisolvens, the genomic segment TTCCCATTCCTTACAAGGAAAGATATAGCAGATAAAAAACTTACACGTATTTGCGCTGATAAACTAATTATTTCAAAGGAGGACTTGGTAAATTTTAGCTCTCTTTCATTGAGAATAGAGACTATTTTTAGGACAACATATGAAGTGAGTCTTCCTGGTGCACTGGATTATGGCTTTAATGAAGAGATAAAAAAAGAATATGCAAACTTTATTTCTGATGGTTGTATGGATGAAAATGACGATGAAATAATACAAGAAGATGAGGTAAAGGAAGCTGATTATTCTATTATATGTGTAAAAACTAAAAAAATAGATGAAGGAAAAATAGATAAATTATTCAATTCATGGAAACATGGCACGAAAATTTTCTTTTTTACAAAAGTTCGAGAAGATGCTGAATTGCTACGAAATAAAATTTGTGAATATATTAAGAGCATAGGTGAACTAGATAGGCTATGTTCTAAGGGAGACATATTTAATTGTTACATTGATAGTTGTACAGAAATTATTGATGACTTTGAAATAACAAATGGAGATAATCTCGAGTATTATTGGGAAAAGTTAGAGCACCTGGGAAGTATTGTTTCTTTCAATGCAGAACAATACAGGGTAGAGCATCTTAATACTGAAGATATCATCGTGAAAGCTGGCGCAGGAACGGGAAAGACGTACCTTTTAGTTTCTCGTATAGCATATTTATGCTGGAGAAAAAAATACGATGAAAATGATATTTTAAATAAATTAGTGCTTATTACTTTTACGAATGATGCAACTGATGAGATGAAGTCAAGACTTGAAGCTTATTTCAATAAGCTTTTTGTCTTAACATATAATCCTTTATACTTCAGCTATGTTGAGAGTATAGAGAATATGAGGATAAGTACAATTGATTCTTTGAGTTTAAGCATTATTAAATCGTATGCATACTATTTAGGATTGGGAACGGAGCTTTCGATTACTAATGCAACTCTTATAAAAAGAGATGCTATCAGAAATTTGATTAATTCAGTTATCGAAAATGGAGATAGCACGAGTTTATTGACTAGTTATCAATTGCAGAAGGTAATAGAAGAAATAATAAATAAGTTTGAAAATAGAAATGTTGACCTTAAGACTTGTAAAGAAACATTTTTTAATGATGAAATGCTTGGCAATAATGCCATTTCGAAATATCTTAAAGCTATACCAGAAGCTGTAGAAAGTATTGAAGAGGAATGCGAAAAGAGAAATAGAATTACTACAGGACATATAATAGTCTATCTGCATAGATTAGCAGCAATGATGAGTGAGGGTAAAATTGTTCCTAAGAAATCGTTGAATATTGAACATGTATTTATAGATGAATTCCAAGATACAGATGATACCCAGATTCAGCTAGTTGCATTGTTTAAGAGATTTTTTAAATTCAATCTGTTTGTGGTTGGAGATGTAAAACAGAGTATATATAGATTTAGAGGAGCAGATGATGATAAGGCATTTACTACGCTAGAGGAGAAACTGGGATATTCAATAAAAGAGTATCCTTTAAAAAAGAACTATCGAACCAATAGTCAATTGTTAAACTATATGGATGGTGTTTTTGAAAAAATATCTGCTAAAAAGTTATTAAAATACTCTAGAGATGATAAGTTACAAGGTGTTATTAATCCAGATGTTCCGGCTAGTGTTATTAGTATGAATATTGTTACCGAAGAAGAGCGAGAGCATAGAATAGTTGAGGTAATAAAAAGATTTGAGAAAGAATGTTGTCAAAACGATGACAGAAGGAATAATAAAAAGAAGTTAGGAATATTGGTAAGACGAAGATCTGAGATACTTAAACTAAGAGAGATTTGTTCAAATAATGGAATT encodes:
- a CDS encoding UvrD-helicase domain-containing protein produces the protein MVFPKFDFHGNSVGEDDIWDKMRQYLPQNYVSFHNYLLDTQEVDWILLVPDFGVLIIEIKAFYPNNIVIAIDNNNILLSDGTMEYSPYKQAQRYWKKLLEMTADNPDLKKVYIARAACFPFLTRKDIADKKLTRICADKLIISKEDLVNFSSLSLRIETIFRTTYEVSLPGALDYGFNEEIKKEYANFISDGCMDENDDEIIQEDEVKEADYSIICVKTKKIDEGKIDKLFNSWKHGTKIFFFTKVREDAELLRNKICEYIKSIGELDRLCSKGDIFNCYIDSCTEIIDDFEITNGDNLEYYWEKLEHLGSIVSFNAEQYRVEHLNTEDIIVKAGAGTGKTYLLVSRIAYLCWRKKYDENDILNKLVLITFTNDATDEMKSRLEAYFNKLFVLTYNPLYFSYVESIENMRISTIDSLSLSIIKSYAYYLGLGTELSITNATLIKRDAIRNLINSVIENGDSTSLLTSYQLQKVIEEIINKFENRNVDLKTCKETFFNDEMLGNNAISKYLKAIPEAVESIEEECEKRNRITTGHIIVYLHRLAAMMSEGKIVPKKSLNIEHVFIDEFQDTDDTQIQLVALFKRFFKFNLFVVGDVKQSIYRFRGADDDKAFTTLEEKLGYSIKEYPLKKNYRTNSQLLNYMDGVFEKISAKKLLKYSRDDKLQGVINPDVPASVISMNIVTEEEREHRIVEVIKRFEKECCQNDDRRNNKKKLGILVRRRSEILKLREICSNNGIKNIDIDIGGKLYKTEAAIDLYKLILALRDCGDVGAVYNLYSTNYVNEQLDKTKLIRKKDGLLECFYSELPSTLIKWNDYLNRLKIEPILKILKEITEDIKPWDIYASKMNNDTSLEKDALAVSYKCNLDKMFEKIAIDFEGDYLTLNSLIDYLSIMIKTEQEEEERSIEEESAIQCRTVHRAKGKEYDWVFMPFSDIQITGGGAGKQSDFIIDEFGFGYRIVLNVDEESQKIDSLSNPFYENRKK